The Rhodopirellula halodulae genome includes the window GAACCAAACGACGAATGCCTGTCGGATTTCCTTCCGCGTCGATCTCATGCAAGATCGGGAAAGGCTCGCCCCAAAAACGCTGTCGGCTGAACAGCCAATCACGAAGCTTGTAGTTGACGGCTTCTCGGGCCAAGCCTTGTTCGGCCAGCGACTTGGTGAGCGCAGCTTTGACCTCCGCGGTTGTCTTGCCATCAAAGTCGCCGCTGTTGATCGCTTGGCCTTCGGCGACGAAGCAAACCTTGCCGGCCAAGATTTCGTCGCGCTGTTCGTGGTCCGCGGGCGGATCGACCACCGGGATCACGGGCAAGTCAAACGCCACCGCGAACTCGAAGTCACGCTCGTCGTGCGCGGGCACCGCCATGATGGCTCCGGTGCCGTAACCCGCCAACACATAGTCCGCGACCCAGATTGGGATGCTGCGTCCGTCGGCTGGATTGATCGCATGCGATCCGGTGAAGACGCCGGTCTTGGCTCGATCGCCATCGGTGCGTTCGCGGTCGCTTTTGAACGATGCCTTTTCTCGATAGGCATCGACCTCCGCCTTCTGCTCCGGTTTGACTAGCACATCGATCAATGGATGCTCAGGCGACACCACCATGTAGGTCGCGCCGAACAAGGTATCCGGACGCGTGGTGTAAACCCGCAAGCAATCCTTGTCCGGTTCGGCCGGGAAGCCTTCCGCTTCACGAGCACGTTTGAAAGCGACAAACGGTCCGGTGTCGTCACCTACTGCACCACGTTGCAAGTAGAAGTCGACTTCGGCACCGGTGCTGCGACCGATCCAATCCGATTGCAATTTCTTGATGCCGGTTGGCCAATCCAGCTCGTCCAGGCCTTCCAACAAACGTTCGGCGTAGTCCGTGATTCGCAACATCCACTGTCGCAGCGGGATGCGTTTGACCGGGTGGCCGCCAACTTCGCTCTTGCCGTCGACGACTTCTTCGTTGGCCAACACCGTTCCCAGATTGGGGCACCAATTGACCAACGCGTCATCCAAGTAAGCCAAACGCTTCGAGTCACGGAACTGCTCGATGGCCAGTTCGCCTTCGGCCGTGACTTCCTGTGGAATGGGCAACTCCGAAATTGGACGCCCCTTTTGTTGTTTGGCATCAAACCAAGTGTCATACAGAACGCCAAAGATCCACTGCGTCCATCGGAAGTAGTCTTCGTCGGTTGTCGCCAACACGCGGTCCCAGTCGTAACTGAAACCCAACATCTTCAATTGGCGGGTGAAGTTATCGATGTTGCGTTGCGTTTGAATACGAGGGTGCTCACCCGTTTTGATTGCGTGTTCTTCCGCGGGCAATCCAAAGGCGTCAAAACCCATCGGGTGCAACACCGACTCACCGCGAGCCCGTGCGAATCGCGAAACGATGTCGGTCGCTGTGTAGCCCTCCGGGTGCCCGACGTGCAGACCATCGCCGCTGGGGTAGGGAAACATGTCCAAGACATAGCGTTTCTTTTCACCGACTTTTTCGGGCGTGGCGAAAGTGTGATGCTCGTCCCAGTAAGCTTGCCAGCGAGGTTCGATTTCGTTGGGGTTGTAGCGGACCATGTCGTCTTAACGATGCGGGGAAGGGGAGGGCAGGGCGGGGCAGGGCACCCGGCAAAAAGAATGACCGCTCCGCGCCCAAACAGGTTCCCTCAGGGGGCGATTTCGGGCAAGCGGGCTGGTGCAAGACGGCGTGGAAGCTTTGGCGTGAAGTCACGCACGGTTTGGTAGCACGCGTCCTCAATGCATCGCGGGCCGCACTTGCAAAGACGGCGGAACGCCCTAGAAAGCACCCATGACGCGGGCTGCAACGACCACGGTCGCCACCGCAATCACGCCGGATCCTGCCAGACGCCTCGCCCACACGCCCGTGGGTTGCCGTACCGCAACCCATTCCGTTCGAAAGGCCATCTCGGCCCAGTCGGATGTCGATTCGGAGCGTTCGATGTTGTCGCCGGAATCGAAGCCCAACGAAGCTGGTTTCAATTGTCGAGCGGGGAAAGCGTCTGCCCAAAGCCAACCGGAGATTGCCACGGCCAGCCCGATCCCAGTCGCCCAGTACCATGCGCGAGACGGCCAGGAGATCGGAAGCGGTTCGACTCGGATGGACTGAGCGAACAATTCGATCCGTTCACGGTTCGCTTGCTCGTAACCTTCCAACCACTCGTTGGTTCGTTGTTTCTCTGCCGCCCAAAAATCGGCCCAAGCTGCTCGTTTCGGAGAAGCCTGCTTGGAATGACTCGCGAATTTCACCGGTGAGGCTGCGTCTTGGTCCGTCATGTCGCCGCGTGCCGTCGTGTCGCCGCGAGATTGTTCGGCGGTCGCATAGAACTCGGCCACTTCGCTTCGCCACCGGACCCAGCCGACGTTGGCGGACGCCTTGGGTTGCTGAGCCTGCATCAACCGTTGGCGAAAGCCTTCCAGGTTGTCCTTCGCCATCACTCGCTGCGACCACGTGGCGGTCGCAGTGTCTTTCGCGTTTCCGGTCGCTGCCTGAGAACTCGCAGCCCGAGAAACGTTCGTTTGTGGAAACTCAACGCGGAGCTGGGTGGGGCGAGGCGGCCAGATCGCCATCACCAATGTGAAACTGGCGACGGACGTCATCACGATGCCTGCCCAAGGCGAGATTCCCCCGGCGGAATTGCGTGTTAGGATCTTCAAAGCAGCGAATTTGCCAAACACGGAACGTTGCCATCAAAAGACGAAGCGATGAGACGTGCCGTCCCTTCGCACTCACTCTGTGCCGTCGGAACCGCCTCCTGTTTCATCGGCGGGTTCCGCTTCGGTGATCCAGGAAACCTGAAACGATTGTGCCAACCTTGTCAGCCAGCGAACCGTTCCCAGACCCCACTGGCGATTCAATTTCTTCCGGTGGTGATCTGCCGTTCCGGATCAAAATCTGCGGCGTTCGCACGGTGGATGATGTCCGGAATGTGAGCCAGGCCGGGGCGGACGCGATCGGTTTGAACTTTTACTCTCCCAGCGTTCGCAGTCTCCAGCCCGATTCGGAGTCCACCGAATCGATCAATGAAATGGCTCGAAAAGTCGGGCTGACGCGGGTTGGTTTGTTCGTCAATCACGAGCTGGCTGAGGTATCGCGTGTGGCTTCGCGATTGCATTTGGATTGGGTCCAGTTGCACGGTGACGAAACGGTCGATGCTGCTGCTTCCCTGATTCAGTCCGGGCATCGCGTGCTGCGAGCCATTCGATTGCCGCGAGGGGGACTGTCGCCGTCGCAGATCGACCAGCGAATCGGCAAGTGGTCGGAGTTGCCGGTGACCCTGTTGTTGGACGCCGATGCGGGGGCGGCGTTTGGCGGTGGCGGGATGCCGCTGGATTGGCCGTGTATCCGCAAGTGGGCGAAGCGACGATCGCAAGATGCTGCCGCATGGGTGCTGGCAGGCGGTCTGACATCGGAAAATGTGGCTGAAGCCATCGTCTGCAGTGGTGCGCGAAGCGTGGATGTGGCCAGCGGTGTCGAGCAGCCCAAGGGCACCAAGAACGCCGCGAGAATCCGTCAATTCGTTGCAGCCGTTCGGTTGGGATTCCAGGGGCCCAATGATGCGGCGGGAATTGAAACGACTGGGCGTTGACGCGGGCCGGATTTGTGCCAAACTTGCCCGACCAGACACCCAATACAGCTCGCGGCCGTGGCGGAACTGGCAGACGCGCTAGGTTGAGGGCCTAGTGGGAGTTAATCCCGTGGAGGTTCGAGTCCTCTCGGCCGCATCCGAATGACCCCGTGATTCACGGGGTTTTTTCATGCGCCGACGGAATTGGTCGCGAAGCATATGCCGTTTGGAATCAAATTTCGGCAAATAATATGTGTGGTTCGAGTCCCGCGAGAGTTGTGCCTCGGCGACTTTTTCGCTCTGAGCACGTCGGAGACGAATTCAAGGACTCTCGGAGGGTGGGGTGTGGATGAGGCCGCCGAGGTTGGTGAGGAGTTGTCCGGTGTTGAAGTAGGTGGACTCGTTGATGGTGTCCGGGTCGAAGATGGCTTGGGGGTCGTAGGATGGTCGACCTGCGAAATGCTTTCTGACCGCGGTTCGGTAGGCGGCTTTTTCGGGAACGTGCGGCCGGTGGGCTGGATCGCGAATCAAGCCAATCTTTTCAAACGGGACGCTGGGCAAGCTCGCCGTGTGGGCTCCCTCGGCGTAACGAAAGTCGAGTGAATTGGGGTCGCGGAACAAGTTCATGCTGATGTCGCGGTTGTCGTCCGTGTGGATGAACGGCACCTCACCCACATCTTTCACGCCTTGGTCTCCACTCGCGACGCGGTATTCAATGTTGCGGAAGTTGTTCGCAAAGCGGTTGCCCGTGAACTCGCAGTGGATCGGATAATACCGCATTTCTTCTTGGTTCATGATCTGGCGGAACAGTGGGAAACGACTGGCCCAGGGTTCCTGGTTCCATCCGTCCGGTCCGATTGCTTTCTCGACGCGGTACAGATAGTCGGCTTTGTCGCCGCGTTTGAGTTCGCCGGATTCGAACTTAGGCATTTGTTCGTATAGCTTCTTGGCGGCGGTCTGTGTGTTGTAGATGCCGATGTAGCCTTCGAGAAACAGATTGCGATTGACCCGGTGACCCGCGCCGCCATTGAGCAACACGGCGCGGTGGGCGGCTTTGTAAAAAATGTTTTCCTCGATGGTCTCGCCTTGGTCCAAGTCATCCGGGTAAATGCCGCCTCGCGGGTGCAGTTGCGGGATGCACATGAGGTGATGGATGAAGTTGTGGCGGATCACATTTCCCCAACTCCACATGGCCGCGCCGGAATAGATTGCTCCGCCGTCACCTTCTTCAAATCCGATGTTGAAGAACTCGTTGCGTTCGATCAGGTGATCGCAGTCGCCAAATGTCATCAATTGACCAGGTGCGTTGTGCAACAGGTTGTGACGAAACACATTGCCAACGCCACGCAGTCGCACCGCGCCGTAGTAGTCGCTGGCGTTGACCTGAGTGAAGTGACAGTTGATGGCAAAGTTATTGGCCGGTTCAAGTGTCTTCAGATCACCGCCGCTGAGCGTCAAATGATTCACGACGTCGTAGATGTCGCACGAACGCAAGCCGCATCGTTTGCCTCCGGTGATCACGACTCCGGGACGAGACGAATTGCGGATCGTGCAACCAGCCAGGACCACGTTGTTACCCGAGGCGATCTCGATCGATGCGACTCCTTTGCCCACGCCTTCGACAAGGATTCCTTCCACCAAAACGTTGGACGCACCGTCAAAGCGAAGCGGCCCCGGTCCTCCGTGAACACTGAGGATCGAATCAGCGGTGAGCTCAGCCCCGGGGATGAAATAGAGAACGCTTTGTTTCGGGTCAAAGTAGAATTCGCCGGGCGAGTCCAGTTCGCAAAGCAGATTGCTGATGATGAAGCGACGCGGCACCTTGGCGACGTTGCGAACGCCATATCGCGAATCGTTGGCGAGTTGCACGACCGAGTCGTTCACTGATGCGACCGGGTGCGATTGTCGATACCAGTCGTAGGCGAGGTAGCCGGTGACCTTTGCGCGTCCGCCGTTTTGCATCTCACGCGTCCAAGCCGAAACGTCTTTTTCGCGGACAGTGAATCGACCTCCAATCGGATTGTCGAGGGACCATTTGGGACGTGAGCCCGGGGTTCGACCCGCTGCGTAGACCGCTCCCTCGCTGAGAATTTTGTCGATGTATGCAAAGCCAACGTTTGGGTAACGTGCTCGAGTCATGAAGTGTCCGTCGACGCTGCAGCTCGCCGAATCAGGCCGGAGTGCGTTGCGAAATCGTTCGTTCGAGATCGGCAACGCGTAGACACGTTGTGACCTCGCAGCAGGGATCCGCTCCATCATCTCGGGAGCATCGATGGCTTTGGCGTCCGCGAGCGGCAGGTTGAGTCCTGAATCGAACACCGGCAATTCGCC containing:
- a CDS encoding phosphoribosylanthranilate isomerase, whose protein sequence is MSSGGDLPFRIKICGVRTVDDVRNVSQAGADAIGLNFYSPSVRSLQPDSESTESINEMARKVGLTRVGLFVNHELAEVSRVASRLHLDWVQLHGDETVDAAASLIQSGHRVLRAIRLPRGGLSPSQIDQRIGKWSELPVTLLLDADAGAAFGGGGMPLDWPCIRKWAKRRSQDAAAWVLAGGLTSENVAEAIVCSGARSVDVASGVEQPKGTKNAARIRQFVAAVRLGFQGPNDAAGIETTGR
- the leuS gene encoding leucine--tRNA ligase, whose protein sequence is MVRYNPNEIEPRWQAYWDEHHTFATPEKVGEKKRYVLDMFPYPSGDGLHVGHPEGYTATDIVSRFARARGESVLHPMGFDAFGLPAEEHAIKTGEHPRIQTQRNIDNFTRQLKMLGFSYDWDRVLATTDEDYFRWTQWIFGVLYDTWFDAKQQKGRPISELPIPQEVTAEGELAIEQFRDSKRLAYLDDALVNWCPNLGTVLANEEVVDGKSEVGGHPVKRIPLRQWMLRITDYAERLLEGLDELDWPTGIKKLQSDWIGRSTGAEVDFYLQRGAVGDDTGPFVAFKRAREAEGFPAEPDKDCLRVYTTRPDTLFGATYMVVSPEHPLIDVLVKPEQKAEVDAYREKASFKSDRERTDGDRAKTGVFTGSHAINPADGRSIPIWVADYVLAGYGTGAIMAVPAHDERDFEFAVAFDLPVIPVVDPPADHEQRDEILAGKVCFVAEGQAINSGDFDGKTTAEVKAALTKSLAEQGLAREAVNYKLRDWLFSRQRFWGEPFPILHEIDAEGNPTGIRRLVPDDQLPVTLPELADFKPHGRPEPPLAKADDDWLIVEIDGKRYRRETNTMPQWAGSCWYYLRYIDPKNNDALIDPQKEKDWMPVDLYVGGAEHAVLHLLYSRFWHKVLYDRGHVTCPEPFRKLVNQGMILGEVEFTSFVDPSGKHVSTKNVKKDAEGNRVTKSTGEPVETVALAEDDVVKKGEGFVLKSDASIKVDSRAFKMSKSRGNVVNPDFVVRDYGADSLRLYEMFMGPLEATKPWAMNGVGGVRSFLDRVWRMIIDEPEDDLKLSAAVVDTPCDEEQRRVLHQTIRKVTEDNEAMSFNTAIAKMMEFTNHFTRCETRPREAMESFLILLAPYAPHLCEELWKQLGHDESISLQPWPQWDEAALVQSSIEIPVQINGKVKAKISLSPEAKPDEMGEAALADSAVQNAIGDKKVVKTIAIPGRMVNLVVK
- a CDS encoding right-handed parallel beta-helix repeat-containing protein, with the translated sequence MPVPTLSRSLLLACVFGLCAFADDVFEVGVAHQVRAAEIYLSPDGDDRNSGTADAPMKTLAAVADAVLASQPGPGKEPITVWISGGRYSTTETVTFDQRFAGTPDDPITLRAVDGELPVFDSGLNLPLADAKAIDAPEMMERIPAARSQRVYALPISNERFRNALRPDSASCSVDGHFMTRARYPNVGFAYIDKILSEGAVYAAGRTPGSRPKWSLDNPIGGRFTVREKDVSAWTREMQNGGRAKVTGYLAYDWYRQSHPVASVNDSVVQLANDSRYGVRNVAKVPRRFIISNLLCELDSPGEFYFDPKQSVLYFIPGAELTADSILSVHGGPGPLRFDGASNVLVEGILVEGVGKGVASIEIASGNNVVLAGCTIRNSSRPGVVITGGKRCGLRSCDIYDVVNHLTLSGGDLKTLEPANNFAINCHFTQVNASDYYGAVRLRGVGNVFRHNLLHNAPGQLMTFGDCDHLIERNEFFNIGFEEGDGGAIYSGAAMWSWGNVIRHNFIHHLMCIPQLHPRGGIYPDDLDQGETIEENIFYKAAHRAVLLNGGAGHRVNRNLFLEGYIGIYNTQTAAKKLYEQMPKFESGELKRGDKADYLYRVEKAIGPDGWNQEPWASRFPLFRQIMNQEEMRYYPIHCEFTGNRFANNFRNIEYRVASGDQGVKDVGEVPFIHTDDNRDISMNLFRDPNSLDFRYAEGAHTASLPSVPFEKIGLIRDPAHRPHVPEKAAYRTAVRKHFAGRPSYDPQAIFDPDTINESTYFNTGQLLTNLGGLIHTPPSESP